Sequence from the Christiangramia fulva genome:
AGATCTGGACCAGTTTATTGAAAATAATCATAGCGACACCGGTACCAATAATTCCAAGAATTCCAACGAATACTATTGATAAACTTACTTTTTCGGGAAATTCATTTTCAAAAAAACCGGTAAAATAAAGAATAACCAACGCCGGAATCAACAGGGAACTAAAATTCCCGGCTGCAATTCCCAGGGGAGAAATATCTGCCATTTTGGTTTTCAAAATATTTACGTTCATGGCATAACAGCCCGCAGCGAGAATAACCAGAAGACTGTACATATAATTCTGGTCGGGATTGATGGAAGCGCCACTTAATATTAGACCAATGGTGCCCAGAAGACCAATAACAACCCCAATCGTTTTATTCTGATTTAAGACCGATCGGAAAAATAAAACACCAAAGATCAGCGTCAACAAAGGTGTGGTAGCATTGAGAATAGAAGCAATGGCACTGTCTATTTCAGTTTCTGCAAAGGCAAAAAGATAAATCGGGAAAAAGGAACCAAGAAAACCTGAAATAACAATCCATTTCCATTGCCTTAAATTAAGCTTTGCGATACGCCGAAATCCAACAAGAAGAAAAACAGCCGCAAAAATTATCCGAAAGGAACCTACCTGCATTGCATTGAGCCCAACCAGTGATTTTTTGATAAGAATAAATGAACTTCCCCAAACAAGGGAAAGAATAATTAAAAATATCCATTTCAGGTTTTTATTCGGCATTTCTTAAAACTTAAGCCGCAAATTTCGGTATAAGCTTCAGATAAAAAAGGAAGTGTAATTATTTTTTTTCTTTCCAGCGAAGGCTTTCCATCAAATGGCGCATATCTTTCTTCAGATATGCAGCCGCAGGAACTATGGAATCGAAATTGGGAACTGCATTAAAATATACCGAACCGGTTATGAAATGGTCGGTACTATCTGTTAAATAAAATTGTGCCTGGGAAGCCGCGTCACCAGAAACCTCGTAAAACATGCCATAGGTATTGTGCAGATCATTGGTATAAATATCTCCCTCAATCGCATCGGCTTTGATAGTATGTCGTAAAGGCAATTTTTGAGCATCGGCAAGCAATGAGTCCAGATTGTTGTTCACCGGCATATATGTGAGAAAAATTGAAGCGTTCAGCAATTTATAATTGAGATCTATCCAGCAAGGAATATGGTTTCTCGAAGGCCCGATCTCTGCCAGCCGGTTCATTTCAAAGGTGTAGGGGCAGCCTATATCCACCCTTCTGTATTTAGCCTCGGGATAATGAAGAGCCAGAAAGCCTTTGGGTTTAGGCTTATTTTCATCCCCACAGGAGAAAAGCATCAAGGCTAATATTGCAAGGCTCAATATCTTTTTCATTCAACAGGAGCAATACTGACTTTGATTTGCTTGATACGTTTCTGGTCGATGACCTCAACGGTAAAAGAGTAATTTAGAAAAGTGATCACATCGTTCTTTTTAGGGAACCCTCCTGAAATTTCCAGAAGAAAACCAGCCAGGGTATCGGCTTCGCCTTTTTGCTCTTCAAAAACAGTAGAATCTTCAATTTTTGTGATCTTGTAAAAATCTTTCAGCGGAGTTTTACCTTCAAAAACAAAGTTGTTTTCATCGAGTTTTGAATAGATGAGATCCTCATCATCAAATTCATCGCTGATGTCGCCAACGATCTCTTCAATAATATCCTCCAGGGAAATGAGTCCGCTGGTGCCTCCATATTCATCCACAACTATGGCGAGATGGTTTTTTTTGTCTTTGAATTCATTAAGAAGGTCGTCAAGTTTTTTATTTTCAGGAACAAAATAGGGTTCCCTAACCAGGCTTTTCCAATCAAAGTTCTTCCGTTCGAGATAGGGCAAAAGATCTTTAATGTAAAGTATCCCAATCACATTATCCATATTATCCCTGAAAACAGGAATACGGGAATATCCGTTTTCTATGATAAGCGGAAGGATCTCACTAAATGACATTTCCTCATTTAGGGCAAAAATATCCATTCTCGGCCTCATGACCTGCTTGGT
This genomic interval carries:
- the gldD gene encoding gliding motility lipoprotein GldD, with product MKKILSLAILALMLFSCGDENKPKPKGFLALHYPEAKYRRVDIGCPYTFEMNRLAEIGPSRNHIPCWIDLNYKLLNASIFLTYMPVNNNLDSLLADAQKLPLRHTIKADAIEGDIYTNDLHNTYGMFYEVSGDAASQAQFYLTDSTDHFITGSVYFNAVPNFDSIVPAAAYLKKDMRHLMESLRWKEKK
- a CDS encoding DMT family transporter, producing MPNKNLKWIFLIILSLVWGSSFILIKKSLVGLNAMQVGSFRIIFAAVFLLVGFRRIAKLNLRQWKWIVISGFLGSFFPIYLFAFAETEIDSAIASILNATTPLLTLIFGVLFFRSVLNQNKTIGVVIGLLGTIGLILSGASINPDQNYMYSLLVILAAGCYAMNVNILKTKMADISPLGIAAGNFSSLLIPALVILYFTGFFENEFPEKVSLSIVFVGILGIIGTGVAMIIFNKLVQISDPVFTSSVTYIIPIVALGWGILDGEVFGIWQLFSALFILAGVFIVNRSRDLISRFRKVSA
- a CDS encoding gliding motility-associated protein GldE encodes the protein MDSEPPSLLFFWATMGFTQIISLLFLFVLLLCSALISGAEVAFFSLTPANFITEDGKRTKTQTIVISLLEKPKKLLATILVANNFINIAIVLLFDSVADDILGDVNTEFFGLDLRFLFEVVLVTFLILLFGEILPKVYASRNKVQFSNFMAYPINFLDSLFSPLSTPMRAVTLYLHEKLGKQRSFISIDHLSQALELTSEEDTTREEQKILQGIVSFGNTDTKQVMRPRMDIFALNEEMSFSEILPLIIENGYSRIPVFRDNMDNVIGILYIKDLLPYLERKNFDWKSLVREPYFVPENKKLDDLLNEFKDKKNHLAIVVDEYGGTSGLISLEDIIEEIVGDISDEFDDEDLIYSKLDENNFVFEGKTPLKDFYKITKIEDSTVFEEQKGEADTLAGFLLEISGGFPKKNDVITFLNYSFTVEVIDQKRIKQIKVSIAPVE